The genomic segment GCAATATCACTACCTGAATAACCTTCAGTCATCTGGCCTAAACTTCTATAATCCTCCTTTGATAAAACACAAGGTGTATCAGCGACATTAATTTCAAACATTTTTGTTCTAGCTGCTAGATCGGGAAGTGGTAtgtaaattcttttttcaaatcttcttctaatgGCACTATCAAGTTGCCATGGAATATTAGTTGCACCTAATACGAGAACACCTTGCGAGTCATTACCAACACCATTCATCTGTACCAACAATTCAGTTTTGATTCTTCTACTGGCCTCACTCTCACCATCGCCTCTTTGGCCTGTCAATGCGTCCACTTCatctataaatataatagatgGCTTGTTTTCTCTGGCCATGTTAAATAACTGTTTGACTAATCTTTCAGATTCACCCATCCATTTAGAAACCAAGTCACTAGAACTAATACTGAAAAATGTAGAGTTTGCCTCTGTTGCTACAGCTTTGGCCAAATATGACTTACCTGTACCTGGAGGACCATATAATAGTATACCCGAAGTTGGTTTACGATTGCCAGTAAATAAATGTGGGAATTTGACAGGTAGAATAACTGCTTCTTTCAAAGCTTCTTTTGCACCTTCTAAACCAGCAATGTCTTCCCATTTCACATTTGGCTTTTCTGTCAAAATAGCTCCGGACAACGCACCTTTCAGCTTCTTATCTTCagcatcttcatcatttgaatctttattattagcTGATTTCTGAGCACCACtt from the Tetrapisispora phaffii CBS 4417 chromosome 9, complete genome genome contains:
- the VPS4 gene encoding AAA family ATPase VPS4 (similar to Saccharomyces cerevisiae VPS4 (YPR173C); ancestral locus Anc_7.530), with protein sequence MSTGDFLSKGIDLIQTAVNYDTATQYAEAYTAYYNGLDYLMLALKYEKNPKSKELIRAKFTEYLNRAEQLKEHLEKEEENKKNGTSNSTSGAQKSANNKDSNDEDAEDKKLKGALSGAILTEKPNVKWEDIAGLEGAKEALKEAVILPVKFPHLFTGNRKPTSGILLYGPPGTGKSYLAKAVATEANSTFFSISSSDLVSKWMGESERLVKQLFNMARENKPSIIFIDEVDALTGQRGDGESEASRRIKTELLVQMNGVGNDSQGVLVLGATNIPWQLDSAIRRRFEKRIYIPLPDLAARTKMFEINVADTPCVLSKEDYRSLGQMTEGYSGSDIAVAVKDALMEPIRKIQSATHFKDVSEDDQKKLWTPCSPGAPNATEMSWVDIEAKELKEPVLTITDFLKAIKTNRPTVNEEDLKRQEEFTSDFGQEGN